One Nocardioidaceae bacterium SCSIO 66511 genomic window carries:
- the menD gene encoding 2-succinyl-5-enolpyruvyl-6-hydroxy-3-cyclohexene-1-carboxylic-acid synthase yields the protein MSTAVAVAQVVVDELVRAGVRDAVLSPGSRSAPLAYALHDADLAGTLRLHVRVDERSAGFLAVGLSKGSHRPVPVVTTSGTAVANLHPAVLEAAHARVPIIVVSADRPAELRDTGANQTTDQVKVFGTAVTRYAEIPAADVVPESTADWRSVTARTVAATRSGPVQLNICFREPLVSEVVEVPAGRADGAPWTTWPACPQRDAVPLAAGPRTVVIAGDDAGPPARQLAERADWPLLAEPTSGSRTGTHPIATYRLLLAKPELAERIERVVVFGHPTLSRPVTRLLDRADVEVVVVASADAPVVRGAACVVEAAEAPEPVDDGWLDEWRAADERLRTLLDELLADQTELTPYDVARTVSQALPPEGLLVVGSSNPVRDLDLMSLPYTVGERRMVMANRGLAGIDGTVSTAVGAALGRRSSRSLAYVGDLTFLHDSNGLLLGPDEPRPDLTIVVANDDGGSIFATLEQGAEEYAGSFERIFATPTGADLGRLCAAMGVTHRRVESQQALAEALSRVPDGIEVVEVVIGRTDRRALDAAIRALA from the coding sequence GTGAGTACCGCTGTGGCCGTGGCGCAGGTCGTCGTCGACGAGCTCGTCCGCGCGGGCGTACGAGACGCGGTGCTGTCGCCGGGCTCTCGGTCGGCCCCGCTCGCGTACGCCCTCCACGACGCGGATCTGGCCGGGACCCTGCGGCTGCACGTCCGCGTCGACGAGCGCAGCGCGGGCTTCCTCGCGGTGGGGCTCTCGAAGGGGTCGCACCGTCCGGTGCCGGTCGTGACGACGTCGGGTACCGCGGTCGCGAACCTCCATCCGGCCGTGCTCGAGGCGGCGCACGCCCGGGTGCCGATCATCGTCGTCAGTGCCGATCGACCGGCCGAGCTGCGCGACACGGGCGCGAACCAGACCACCGACCAGGTCAAGGTGTTCGGCACTGCCGTGACGAGGTACGCGGAGATTCCGGCGGCCGACGTCGTGCCCGAGAGCACCGCGGACTGGAGGTCGGTCACCGCGCGCACCGTTGCGGCCACCAGATCCGGTCCGGTCCAGCTGAACATCTGTTTCCGTGAACCGCTCGTGTCGGAGGTGGTCGAGGTACCGGCGGGGCGCGCCGACGGGGCGCCGTGGACCACCTGGCCCGCGTGCCCCCAGCGCGATGCTGTGCCGCTGGCCGCGGGTCCGCGTACGGTCGTCATCGCCGGGGACGACGCGGGGCCGCCCGCGCGGCAACTGGCCGAGCGCGCCGACTGGCCGCTCCTCGCCGAGCCGACCTCGGGTTCACGCACCGGCACTCATCCGATCGCCACGTACCGGTTGCTACTCGCCAAACCGGAGCTCGCCGAGCGGATCGAGCGAGTCGTCGTCTTCGGTCACCCGACGTTGTCGCGCCCGGTCACCAGGCTGCTGGACCGCGCAGACGTCGAGGTCGTCGTCGTTGCGTCCGCCGACGCTCCGGTGGTGCGCGGGGCGGCCTGCGTCGTCGAAGCCGCCGAGGCGCCGGAACCGGTCGACGACGGCTGGTTGGACGAGTGGCGCGCGGCCGACGAGCGACTGCGGACGCTCCTCGACGAGTTGTTGGCCGACCAGACGGAGCTGACGCCGTACGACGTCGCGCGCACCGTCTCGCAGGCGCTGCCGCCGGAAGGGCTACTGGTCGTCGGATCGTCGAACCCGGTCCGCGATCTCGATCTGATGTCGCTGCCGTACACCGTCGGTGAACGCCGGATGGTGATGGCGAACCGCGGTCTCGCCGGCATCGACGGCACCGTATCGACGGCGGTCGGGGCAGCTCTCGGTCGCCGGTCGTCACGTTCCCTCGCGTACGTCGGCGACCTCACGTTCCTGCACGACAGCAACGGGTTGCTACTCGGCCCAGACGAGCCACGGCCCGATCTGACCATCGTGGTGGCGAACGACGACGGCGGCAGCATCTTCGCCACCCTGGAGCAAGGGGCCGAGGAGTACGCCGGCTCGTTCGAGCGCATCTTCGCGACCCCGACGGGCGCCGATCTCGGTCGGCTCTGTGCCGCGATGGGAGTCACGCATCGACGGGTCGAGTCCCAGCAGGCGCTTGCCGAGGCACTGTCTCGCGTACCGGACGGCATAGAGGTGGTCGAGGTGGTCATCGGGCGCACGGATCGCCGGGCGCTCGACGCTGCTATCCGCGCGCTGGCCTGA
- a CDS encoding GMC family oxidoreductase N-terminal domain-containing protein has translation MADQFDYVVVGAGSAGAVVASRLSEDPGVRVLLLEAGGDDDADEIRVPAMFPTLFKTRWDWNYSTTEQKQLDSRRAYWPRMKALGGCSSMNAMIYIRGNAADYDEWRDSYGATGWGYEDVLPYFVRAEGNTRLGQPYHGMDGPLHVEDRRYTHELSHAWVDAAVAAGLKYTDDFNGAEQEGAGLYQVTCKDGLRWSVADAYLRPALDRPNLVVRTRARVGRIEFSGTRAVGVRYRHQGDEQVAYADGEVVLSGGAINSPQLLMLSGVGPAAHLREHAIDVVADLPGVGQNLHDHPASPLIWHTKDTTDVIDFANLSGLLSAKLRGVGPLTSNVGEAGAFFRSRPELDAPDLQVHMAPTGFYDNGLHEAQSRKVTVASTLVRVESRGTLRLRSANPDWHPEIDPAYFDNPIDLDAQVAGMQRLVEIATHAPFAPYLAQPWLPSTSQPSDDDLRAVIRSKTQTLYHPVGTCAMGSGDETVVDPELRVRGVDGLRVVDASVMPVVPRGNTNAPTIMIGERAADLLKERV, from the coding sequence ATGGCCGACCAATTCGACTACGTGGTCGTCGGTGCCGGAAGCGCGGGTGCTGTCGTCGCGTCCCGGCTCAGCGAGGATCCGGGCGTACGAGTACTGCTCCTCGAAGCGGGTGGTGATGACGACGCGGATGAGATCCGGGTGCCGGCGATGTTCCCGACGCTGTTCAAGACCCGTTGGGACTGGAACTACTCGACCACCGAGCAGAAGCAGCTCGACTCGCGGCGCGCGTACTGGCCGCGGATGAAGGCGCTCGGCGGATGCTCATCGATGAACGCGATGATCTACATCCGTGGCAACGCCGCAGACTACGACGAGTGGCGGGACTCCTACGGCGCGACCGGCTGGGGTTACGAAGACGTCCTGCCGTACTTCGTCCGCGCGGAGGGCAACACCCGGCTCGGTCAGCCGTACCACGGGATGGACGGACCGCTCCATGTCGAGGACCGGCGCTACACCCACGAGCTCAGTCATGCCTGGGTCGACGCCGCGGTGGCGGCGGGCCTCAAATACACCGACGACTTCAACGGTGCGGAGCAGGAGGGCGCCGGGCTGTACCAGGTGACCTGCAAAGACGGGTTGCGATGGTCGGTCGCCGACGCTTACCTGCGTCCCGCGCTCGACCGGCCCAACCTCGTCGTACGAACGCGCGCACGCGTCGGGCGGATCGAGTTCAGCGGTACGCGCGCGGTCGGTGTGCGGTACCGCCACCAAGGCGATGAGCAGGTCGCGTACGCAGACGGTGAGGTCGTACTCAGCGGCGGAGCGATCAACTCACCGCAGCTGCTGATGCTGTCGGGAGTCGGCCCGGCCGCGCACCTGCGTGAGCACGCGATCGACGTCGTCGCGGATCTGCCCGGAGTCGGTCAGAACCTGCACGACCATCCGGCGTCGCCGCTGATCTGGCATACGAAGGACACCACCGACGTCATCGACTTCGCCAACCTCAGCGGTCTGCTGAGTGCCAAGCTACGCGGCGTCGGTCCACTGACCTCCAATGTCGGCGAGGCGGGTGCGTTCTTCCGGAGCCGGCCAGAGTTGGACGCGCCCGACCTGCAGGTGCACATGGCGCCGACCGGCTTCTACGACAACGGTCTGCACGAGGCGCAGTCGCGCAAGGTCACGGTCGCGTCGACGTTGGTTCGCGTCGAGAGCCGGGGTACGTTGCGACTTCGATCGGCCAACCCTGATTGGCATCCGGAGATCGACCCCGCGTACTTCGACAACCCGATAGACCTCGACGCGCAGGTTGCCGGGATGCAGCGGTTGGTGGAGATCGCGACGCATGCGCCGTTCGCCCCGTACCTCGCGCAGCCGTGGCTTCCCTCCACCTCACAGCCGTCGGACGACGACCTGCGCGCCGTCATTCGCTCGAAGACACAGACGTTGTACCACCCAGTCGGCACCTGTGCGATGGGGTCGGGCGATGAAACCGTCGTCGACCCCGAGCTTCGCGTACGTGGTGTCGACGGCCTCCGCGTGGTGGACGCATCGGTGATGCCGGTCGTACCCCGGGGAAACACCAACGCACCAACGATCATGATCGGTGAACGAGCCGCCGACCTGCTGAAGGAGCGCGTATGA
- a CDS encoding xanthine dehydrogenase family protein molybdopterin-binding subunit, which produces MPGSILGTSVRRVEDPALVRGHGTYVDNVQPAGVLHAAFVRSTFAHARIASIDTTEATALPGVVAVYTADDLGLTPFAGFSPVNEACSRPPLATDRVRFVGDSIALVIAETPAAATDALELIDADLEPLDTVSDAEAALAADAPLQFEELGSNIAAGVRDDPEVDPLAGADHVVRARVENQRVAVAPIEGNALLVEPNGDHLTVHVSTQMPHLSRSMISRTFGLDRDAVRVVAPHVGGAFGGKPALITDHIAVIAAARRLGRPVKWTETRSEAMLSMHGRDQVQYAELGVRADGTFTGMRWRVIGDCGAYAGFGGALALGPTRTMAQGVYELPAIHYSAIAAMTNTTPVGAFRGAGRPESAALLERMIDLAADELDLDPIELRRRNLIPSDAFPYETRVGTTYDNGDYDLPLREALRIGGYDELVAEQQRRRDANSVRQLGIGIALYAEVTGGGAGEYGFVEVHPDATVTAMAGTSAHGQGHATAFSMLVAERLGIPIESVTYAQSDTDRVPRGSGTGGSRSLQLGGNAVVGAADAVLEQARGIAASMLEAAVEDVQLNDAGEFSVAGVPNVSLQWAEVASYAAEHDSPLRSGYDFAAEGATFPFGAHLSAVEVDTETGQVTPLRHIAVDDCGRILNPLLVQGQQHGGAAQGIAQALWEEFVYDAEGTPLTSTFADYALPAAADVPSLEVANTETPTPLNPLGAKGIGESATVGATPAVQNAVVDAVSHLGVRHIDMPCTPDRVWRAIDSARKGEPQQLWREPPAAFDSLPIRGRAGTDEPETADI; this is translated from the coding sequence GTGCCCGGATCGATACTCGGAACATCAGTCCGTCGCGTCGAGGACCCTGCTCTCGTACGCGGTCACGGAACCTACGTAGACAACGTACAGCCCGCAGGCGTACTGCATGCCGCCTTCGTGCGGTCGACGTTCGCTCATGCCCGCATAGCCTCGATCGACACCACCGAGGCGACCGCCCTTCCGGGAGTTGTCGCGGTGTACACGGCCGACGACCTCGGTCTCACGCCGTTCGCCGGCTTCTCGCCCGTCAACGAGGCCTGCAGCCGCCCGCCGCTGGCGACCGACCGCGTCCGCTTCGTCGGCGACTCCATTGCGCTGGTGATCGCCGAAACACCCGCCGCGGCAACCGATGCGCTCGAGCTCATCGATGCCGATCTGGAGCCGCTCGATACCGTCAGCGACGCCGAAGCCGCGCTGGCCGCGGACGCCCCGTTGCAGTTCGAGGAGCTCGGCAGCAATATCGCCGCGGGCGTACGCGACGATCCCGAGGTGGACCCGCTTGCCGGTGCCGACCACGTCGTACGCGCCCGGGTCGAGAACCAGCGGGTCGCCGTCGCACCGATCGAGGGCAACGCGTTGCTGGTCGAGCCCAACGGCGATCACCTCACCGTGCACGTTTCAACGCAGATGCCGCATCTGAGCCGCTCGATGATCTCGCGGACGTTCGGCCTCGACCGCGATGCCGTCCGCGTGGTCGCACCGCACGTCGGTGGCGCATTCGGTGGCAAGCCCGCGCTCATCACCGACCACATCGCGGTCATCGCGGCCGCCCGCCGCCTCGGCAGGCCGGTGAAATGGACCGAGACGCGCAGCGAGGCGATGCTGTCGATGCACGGGCGTGACCAAGTGCAGTACGCCGAGCTCGGCGTACGAGCCGACGGCACGTTCACGGGTATGCGCTGGCGGGTGATCGGCGACTGCGGCGCGTACGCGGGCTTCGGCGGCGCGCTGGCGCTCGGTCCGACGCGCACGATGGCTCAGGGCGTCTACGAGCTCCCCGCCATCCACTACTCCGCGATCGCAGCAATGACGAACACGACTCCGGTGGGCGCTTTCCGCGGGGCCGGGCGTCCGGAGTCGGCGGCGCTGCTGGAGCGGATGATCGACCTGGCCGCGGACGAGCTCGACCTCGATCCGATCGAGCTGCGCCGGCGAAACCTGATCCCGTCCGACGCCTTTCCGTACGAGACGCGCGTCGGCACCACGTACGACAACGGCGACTACGACCTGCCGCTACGCGAAGCGCTGCGGATCGGCGGCTACGACGAGCTCGTCGCCGAGCAACAACGACGTCGTGACGCAAACTCCGTACGTCAGCTGGGCATCGGCATCGCGCTCTACGCCGAGGTGACCGGAGGCGGCGCGGGTGAGTACGGCTTCGTCGAAGTGCACCCCGATGCGACGGTTACCGCGATGGCCGGCACGTCCGCTCACGGGCAAGGACACGCGACAGCCTTCTCGATGCTGGTAGCCGAGCGCCTCGGTATCCCGATCGAGTCGGTGACGTACGCGCAGTCCGACACCGATCGGGTGCCGCGCGGCAGCGGTACGGGCGGCTCGCGATCGCTTCAGCTCGGAGGAAATGCCGTCGTCGGCGCCGCCGACGCGGTTCTCGAGCAGGCGCGAGGCATTGCGGCGTCTATGCTCGAGGCCGCGGTCGAGGACGTGCAGCTCAACGACGCCGGCGAGTTCAGCGTCGCCGGCGTACCGAACGTCTCGCTGCAATGGGCAGAGGTCGCGTCGTACGCAGCCGAGCACGACTCCCCGCTGCGCTCGGGTTACGACTTTGCCGCGGAGGGCGCCACGTTCCCGTTCGGTGCGCATCTTTCTGCCGTCGAGGTCGACACCGAGACCGGCCAGGTGACACCGCTGCGGCACATCGCGGTCGACGACTGTGGGCGGATCCTCAATCCGCTGCTCGTACAAGGCCAGCAGCACGGTGGCGCTGCGCAAGGCATCGCACAGGCGCTCTGGGAGGAGTTCGTGTACGACGCGGAAGGCACTCCCCTGACCTCGACGTTCGCCGACTACGCGCTGCCGGCTGCGGCCGACGTACCCTCGCTCGAGGTGGCGAACACCGAGACACCGACGCCGCTCAATCCCCTTGGTGCCAAGGGGATTGGCGAGTCGGCGACCGTCGGCGCCACACCGGCGGTGCAGAACGCCGTCGTCGATGCCGTGAGCCATCTCGGCGTACGGCACATCGACATGCCATGCACTCCTGATCGCGTGTGGCGGGCGATCGACTCGGCGCGTAAAGGCGAGCCGCAGCAGCTGTGGCGCGAGCCACCGGCGGCGTTCGACTCGTTGCCGATCCGCGGACGCGCCGGCACCGACGAACCGGAGACCGCCGACATCTGA
- a CDS encoding LysE family translocator, whose translation MTIDQFLAFGAAAFILIAIPGPSVMFVVGRALAYGRRTALASVLGNAAGMFALAVLVALGVGQLVATSITAFTILKYAGAAYLVWLGLRAIRSRAAFSASLATPEFASAQSAWRSMREGFVVAVANPKGFIIFASVLPQFVDRSSGHVPLQMLLLGLLAAVVAVLSDSVWALVASGVRSWFARSARRSEAVQAVGGFSMIGLGLSVAVTGRHD comes from the coding sequence GTGACCATCGACCAGTTCCTCGCCTTCGGCGCAGCAGCGTTCATCCTGATCGCGATTCCCGGACCGAGCGTGATGTTCGTCGTCGGCCGTGCGCTCGCGTACGGCCGGCGTACCGCGCTTGCCTCGGTGCTCGGCAACGCGGCCGGAATGTTCGCACTCGCCGTCCTGGTGGCGCTCGGAGTCGGCCAGTTGGTCGCCACTTCGATCACGGCGTTCACCATCCTCAAGTACGCCGGCGCGGCGTACCTCGTCTGGCTCGGGCTGCGCGCGATCCGCAGCAGGGCTGCGTTCTCCGCGTCGCTCGCGACTCCCGAGTTCGCGAGCGCCCAGAGTGCGTGGCGGTCGATGCGCGAGGGGTTTGTGGTCGCCGTCGCCAACCCGAAGGGCTTCATCATCTTCGCGTCGGTGCTGCCGCAGTTCGTCGACCGCTCATCAGGTCACGTACCCCTGCAGATGTTGCTGCTCGGTCTACTCGCCGCGGTCGTCGCGGTACTCAGCGACAGCGTGTGGGCGCTGGTTGCGAGCGGCGTGCGATCCTGGTTCGCGCGGTCGGCGCGGCGGAGTGAGGCCGTGCAGGCGGTCGGCGGGTTCTCCATGATCGGTCTCGGCCTCAGCGTCGCCGTGACCGGTCGACACGACTGA
- a CDS encoding NUDIX domain-containing protein: MAEVIVVAAICIHDGAGRLLTVRKRGTHRFMLPGGKLEPGETPELAVVRETAEEVGIVVALDDLVLLGEWRAPAANEPDTYIDSTVFTADVSDPRPVVAGEIEELRWLDPAGAEAYDDLAPMLTLKVLPALR; this comes from the coding sequence GTGGCCGAGGTGATCGTGGTGGCGGCGATCTGCATTCACGATGGTGCGGGTCGGCTGCTGACCGTACGCAAGCGCGGCACCCATCGCTTCATGCTCCCCGGCGGCAAGCTCGAACCCGGGGAGACACCCGAGCTGGCCGTCGTACGTGAGACCGCCGAGGAGGTCGGCATCGTCGTCGCCCTCGACGACCTCGTACTGCTCGGGGAGTGGCGGGCCCCCGCGGCGAACGAGCCCGATACGTACATCGACTCGACGGTGTTCACCGCAGATGTATCCGATCCTCGTCCCGTTGTCGCCGGCGAGATCGAGGAGCTGCGCTGGCTGGACCCCGCCGGCGCCGAGGCGTACGACGACCTTGCCCCGATGCTCACGCTGAAGGTTCTACCTGCACTCCGCTGA
- a CDS encoding DUF3516 domain-containing protein: MRLVDHVPAEPDEDSLYESFLEWAEEQGIDLYPAQDEALIELVSGANVILATPTGSGKSLVAAGAQFAALARGKRSIYTAPIKALVSEKFFALCDLFGADNVGMLTGDASVNPDAPILTATAEVLANKALREGAASDIDLVVMDEFHFYGEPDRGWAWQVPLIELPRAQFLLMSATLGDTSRFERDLRRRTGRTTTTVTSSERPVPLHFEYVLTPMHETLEELLETHQAPAYVVHFTQAAALERAQALSSIRVCTREEKDAIAAKIGDFKFRSGFGKTLSRLVRMGIGVHHAGMLPRYRRLVETLTQAGLLKVICGTDTLGVGINVPIRTVVFSGLSKYDGIRQRQLNVREFQQIAGRAGRAGYDTVGTVVVQAPEHEVENHKALTKAGDDPKKRRKVVRKKPPQGFVSWGEGTFDRLVGSQPEPLRSRMRVSHSMLLNVVARPGDAFAAMHHLLRDNDEDRHTQNRLIRESIGIYRALVAGGVVERLDQPDADGRTVRLTVDLQEDFALNQPLSPFAVAALDVLDPESPTYALDVLSVIESTLENPRPVISAQRSMARGEAVAEMKSEGIEYEERMELLEDVEHPQPLRDLLEVAYEHYRTGHPWIADHELRPKTVARDMFERAMTFGEYVAFYRLARSEGMVLRYLSDAYKALLHTVPDSVRTDELSDITEWLGELVRQTDSSLLDEWEKLAAGDTDVEVRPSMVDDEPAAVTGNKRAFRVLVRNAMFRRVELAALRRYDELGELDSEAGWDADAWSDAMAGYFEEYDRVGTGPDARGPALLTITESPGRWNVRQTFDDPDGDRDWGISAVVDLAESDEIGAAAVRLDDVGPYAPG; this comes from the coding sequence ATGCGCCTTGTCGACCACGTACCTGCCGAGCCCGATGAGGATTCGCTGTACGAGTCGTTCCTCGAATGGGCCGAAGAACAGGGCATCGATCTCTACCCTGCCCAGGACGAAGCTCTGATCGAGCTCGTCTCCGGCGCCAACGTGATCCTCGCGACACCGACGGGCTCCGGCAAGAGCCTGGTCGCGGCCGGCGCACAGTTCGCGGCCCTCGCACGCGGCAAACGCAGCATCTACACCGCACCGATCAAGGCGCTCGTCTCGGAGAAGTTCTTCGCCCTGTGCGACCTGTTCGGCGCCGACAACGTCGGGATGCTCACCGGTGACGCATCGGTCAACCCCGACGCGCCGATCCTGACCGCAACAGCTGAAGTCCTTGCCAACAAGGCACTTCGCGAAGGCGCGGCCTCCGACATCGACCTCGTCGTCATGGACGAGTTCCACTTCTACGGAGAGCCCGACCGAGGTTGGGCATGGCAGGTTCCGCTCATCGAGCTGCCGCGTGCGCAGTTTCTGCTCATGTCGGCGACGCTCGGTGACACGTCGAGGTTCGAGCGCGACCTGCGGCGGCGCACCGGGCGTACGACCACGACAGTGACGTCGTCGGAACGCCCCGTTCCGCTGCACTTCGAGTACGTACTCACTCCTATGCACGAGACCCTCGAAGAGCTCCTCGAGACCCATCAGGCACCCGCGTACGTAGTGCATTTCACTCAAGCCGCGGCGCTCGAGCGCGCTCAGGCACTGAGCAGTATCCGGGTCTGCACCCGCGAGGAGAAGGACGCGATCGCCGCCAAGATCGGCGACTTCAAGTTCCGGTCCGGCTTCGGCAAGACGCTCTCCCGCCTGGTCCGCATGGGCATCGGCGTACACCACGCGGGCATGCTGCCCCGCTACCGCCGGCTCGTCGAGACGCTCACCCAGGCCGGCCTGCTCAAGGTCATCTGCGGTACAGACACGCTCGGCGTCGGCATCAACGTGCCCATCCGTACGGTCGTCTTCAGCGGCCTCTCGAAGTACGACGGCATCCGTCAACGCCAGCTCAACGTACGCGAGTTCCAGCAGATCGCCGGACGCGCCGGTCGCGCCGGATACGACACCGTCGGCACGGTCGTCGTGCAAGCACCCGAGCACGAGGTCGAGAACCACAAGGCGCTCACGAAGGCGGGCGACGACCCGAAGAAGCGACGCAAGGTGGTACGCAAGAAGCCGCCACAGGGATTCGTCTCGTGGGGCGAAGGCACCTTCGACCGATTGGTGGGTTCGCAGCCCGAGCCACTTCGTTCACGGATGCGGGTCAGCCATTCGATGCTGCTCAACGTCGTCGCAAGACCCGGCGACGCATTCGCCGCGATGCACCATCTGCTGCGCGACAACGACGAAGACCGTCACACCCAGAACCGCCTCATCCGCGAGTCGATCGGCATCTATCGGGCGCTCGTCGCCGGAGGCGTCGTCGAACGACTCGATCAGCCCGACGCAGACGGGCGGACCGTACGCCTGACCGTCGATCTGCAGGAAGACTTCGCCCTCAACCAGCCGCTGTCACCGTTCGCTGTCGCCGCGCTGGACGTACTCGACCCCGAGAGCCCCACGTACGCGCTCGACGTTCTCTCGGTGATCGAGTCGACGCTGGAGAATCCTCGCCCCGTGATCTCCGCCCAGCGCTCGATGGCACGCGGCGAGGCGGTAGCGGAGATGAAGTCCGAGGGCATCGAGTACGAAGAGCGCATGGAGTTGCTCGAAGACGTCGAGCACCCGCAGCCGCTGCGCGATCTGCTCGAGGTCGCGTACGAGCACTACCGCACAGGCCATCCGTGGATCGCCGACCACGAGCTGCGCCCCAAGACGGTGGCCCGCGACATGTTCGAGCGAGCGATGACGTTCGGCGAGTACGTCGCGTTCTACCGGCTCGCGCGCTCCGAGGGCATGGTGCTGCGCTACCTGTCCGATGCGTACAAGGCCTTGCTACACACGGTTCCAGACTCCGTTCGTACCGACGAGCTGAGCGATATCACCGAGTGGTTGGGCGAGCTGGTCCGGCAGACTGACTCGAGTCTGCTCGACGAATGGGAGAAGCTCGCCGCCGGTGACACCGACGTCGAGGTGCGCCCCAGCATGGTCGACGACGAACCTGCCGCTGTAACCGGCAACAAGCGCGCATTCCGGGTGCTTGTCCGCAACGCGATGTTCCGCCGCGTCGAGCTGGCCGCCCTGCGACGCTATGACGAGCTCGGCGAGCTCGACTCGGAGGCAGGCTGGGACGCCGACGCCTGGTCGGATGCGATGGCCGGCTACTTCGAGGAGTACGACCGGGTCGGCACAGGCCCCGACGCACGCGGTCCGGCGCTGCTCACGATCACCGAGTCTCCCGGGCGCTGGAACGTCCGCCAGACCTTCGACGACCCCGATGGCGACCGCGACTGGGGCATCAGTGCAGTCGTCGACCTGGCCGAGTCCGACGAGATCGGCGCCGCCGCCGTACGCCTCGACGACGTTGGCCCGTACGCCCCCGGCTGA
- a CDS encoding DEAD/DEAH box helicase, whose product MPVSDRTEPRPLDFAELGVRAELVSELAAQGMSSAFPIQAATLPDSLAGRDVLGRGRTGSGKTIAFAIPTLSRLAASGRRPRKGEPRALILVPTRELAAQVASTIMPLAQSLRLRTMTVYGGVSQNPQVDKLRAGVDVCIATPGRLEDLIGQGHCRLSQVDVTVLDEADHMADLGFLPVVKRILDQTPRTAQRLLFSATLDNGIDKLVKRYLTDPVTHSVDSETSHVPQMEHHAFVVDRGNKAEVVRRLVSGRGRTLAFARTKHGARALARKLTAAGIPAVDLHGNLSQGARQRNLAAFGDGHARVLVATDIAARGIHVDDVTLVVHVDPPSEHKAYLHRSGRTARAGASGRVVTVVTHEQRRDVRQLMRRASIKPTIAMIEPESPQITELTGPPAEYVDPATVARSAPGGGSQGGGRNRNRNRNRNRNRNRRGSTGRGTASRGNSRRG is encoded by the coding sequence ATGCCCGTTTCCGACCGTACGGAGCCTCGTCCGCTCGACTTCGCCGAGCTCGGCGTGCGCGCGGAGCTCGTATCCGAGCTCGCCGCACAGGGGATGAGCTCGGCGTTCCCGATCCAGGCCGCGACACTGCCCGACTCGCTCGCCGGGAGGGACGTTCTCGGCCGTGGGCGTACCGGCAGCGGTAAGACGATCGCGTTCGCGATCCCGACTCTCAGCCGGCTCGCCGCATCGGGTCGCCGCCCTCGCAAGGGCGAGCCCCGCGCTCTGATCCTCGTACCGACCCGTGAGCTGGCCGCTCAGGTCGCGTCGACGATCATGCCGCTCGCGCAGAGCCTGCGGCTGCGCACGATGACCGTCTACGGCGGGGTGAGCCAGAACCCGCAGGTCGACAAGCTGCGCGCCGGCGTCGACGTCTGTATCGCGACGCCGGGACGTCTCGAGGACCTGATCGGTCAGGGGCACTGCCGGCTGTCGCAGGTCGACGTGACGGTGCTGGACGAAGCCGACCACATGGCCGACCTCGGCTTCCTCCCGGTCGTCAAGCGCATCCTGGACCAGACGCCGCGTACGGCCCAGCGGCTGCTGTTCTCGGCCACTCTCGACAACGGCATCGACAAGCTGGTCAAGCGGTACCTCACCGATCCGGTGACGCATTCGGTCGACAGCGAGACATCGCATGTGCCGCAGATGGAGCATCACGCGTTCGTCGTGGACCGCGGCAACAAGGCGGAGGTCGTACGAAGGCTCGTCTCCGGTCGTGGCCGGACCCTTGCGTTCGCGCGTACCAAGCACGGAGCCAGGGCGCTCGCCCGCAAGCTGACCGCTGCGGGCATTCCGGCGGTCGACCTGCACGGAAACCTGAGCCAGGGAGCGCGGCAGCGCAACCTCGCGGCATTCGGCGACGGTCACGCCCGGGTGCTCGTCGCGACCGACATCGCTGCGCGAGGCATCCACGTGGACGACGTCACGCTTGTCGTACATGTCGATCCGCCGAGCGAGCACAAGGCGTACCTCCACCGGTCGGGCCGTACGGCGCGAGCGGGCGCTAGCGGGCGGGTCGTGACGGTCGTGACGCACGAACAGCGACGCGACGTACGCCAGCTGATGCGGCGGGCGTCGATCAAACCGACCATCGCGATGATCGAGCCGGAATCCCCGCAGATCACCGAGCTCACGGGTCCGCCCGCCGAGTACGTCGATCCAGCGACCGTTGCGCGGTCGGCTCCGGGCGGCGGATCACAGGGCGGCGGTCGCAACCGCAATAGGAACCGGAATCGCAATCGAAACCGCAACCGGCGGGGAAGCACTGGTCGGGGTACGGCGAGTCGGGGTAATTCGCGCCGGGGCTGA